The DNA region TGGTCCACCTCGGCGAGCGCGAGTGCTCGCTCCAGCGCCGCCACCAGAAGATCATCGAGGAGGCGCCCTCGGTCCTGCTCGACGGGGAGACCCGGGCGGCGATGGGCGAGGCGGCCGTCCAGGCGGCCCGCTCCTGCGGCTACGTGGGCGCCGGCACGGTGGAGTTCATCGTCCCGGGCAACGACCCCGCCTCGTACTTCTTCATGGAGATGAACACCCGCCTCCAGGTCGAGCACCCGGTCACCGAGCTGATCACCGGCCTGGACCTGGTGGAGTGGCAGCTGAGGGTCGCGGCGGGCGAGCAACTCCCTTACGGACAACAGGACATCACACTCACCGGCCACTCGATCGAGGCCCGGATCTGCGCCGAGGACCCGGCCCGCGGCTTCCTGCCGTCCGGCGGCACGGTCCTCGCGCTGGACGAGCCGCAGGGCAACGGGGTCCGGACGGACTCCGGGCTCGGCGAGGGCGGCGCGGTCGGCAGCCTGTACGACCCGATGCTGTCGAAGATCATCGCGTACGGCCCCAACCGGGCCACCGCCCTGCGCCGGCTGCGTGCCGCGCTCGCGGACACGGTGATCCTCGGCGTCCCGACCAACGCCGGTTTCCTGCGCCGACTGCTCGCCCACCCGGCGGTGGTGGCGGGCGATCTGGACACGGGCCTGGTGGAGCGCGAGGTGGACGGGCTGGTGCCGGAGGGGGTGCCCGAGGAGGTGTACGCGGCGGCGGCGCTGCTGCGGCGGTCCGCCGGTGCGGACGGGTCCCGGGCCGATGCCTCCGCCGGTGCGTCCGGCTGGGTCGACCCGTTCTCGGTGGCGAGCGGCTGGCGACTCGGCGGCACCCCGGCCCGCACGGTGCTCGACTTCCGGCTGCCGGGCCACGACCCGGTGCAGGTCTCGCTGCGCTCCTGCCCGGCCGGTACGGAGCTGACGTTCGGCCATGTCGGGGAGGGCGCACAGCCGCCGGAGCCCGTGACGGGTGCCTGCGGTCCGCTGGCCCCACTGCCCGGCGGCAGGGAGACGGCCAGGCTGGTCGAGGTCTCCGGGCACCGCCTCACCCTCGAACTCGCCGGTGTCACCCATGCGTTCACCCACGCCGCCTCACCGGACGGCGTATGGCTCGGCCGGGACGGCGACAGCTGGCACGTACAGGATCACGACCCGGTGGAGGCGTCGCTGGCCGGCGCGGGC from Streptomyces sp. NBC_01591 includes:
- a CDS encoding ATP-binding protein; the protein is MTMFDTVLVANRGEIAVRVIRTLRELGVRSVAVFSDADADARHVREADTAVRIGPAPAAMSYLSVPALLDAARRTGAQAVHPGYGFLAENAGFARACAEAGLTFIGPPASAITLMGDKIRAKETVAAAGVPVVPGSSGSGLTDGRLVDAAREIGMPVLLKPSAGGGGKGMRLVRDETLLGDEIAAARREARASFGDDTLLVERWIDRPRHIEIQVLADAHSNVVHLGERECSLQRRHQKIIEEAPSVLLDGETRAAMGEAAVQAARSCGYVGAGTVEFIVPGNDPASYFFMEMNTRLQVEHPVTELITGLDLVEWQLRVAAGEQLPYGQQDITLTGHSIEARICAEDPARGFLPSGGTVLALDEPQGNGVRTDSGLGEGGAVGSLYDPMLSKIIAYGPNRATALRRLRAALADTVILGVPTNAGFLRRLLAHPAVVAGDLDTGLVEREVDGLVPEGVPEEVYAAAALLRRSAGADGSRADASAGASGWVDPFSVASGWRLGGTPARTVLDFRLPGHDPVQVSLRSCPAGTELTFGHVGEGAQPPEPVTGACGPLAPLPGGRETARLVEVSGHRLTLELAGVTHAFTHAASPDGVWLGRDGDSWHVQDHDPVEASLAGAGRSGADTLAAPMPGTVTVVKVAVGDEVVAGQSLLVVEAMKMEHVISAPHAGTVTELDVSAGATVAMDQVLAVVAPVEAPGEEA